The Alloyangia pacifica DNA segment GCGCAGCACTGCGCCGGCCGGTGGCGCTTCTCGCCTGCGCGCTGTTTCCCTACGGTGCGCAATTTGCCGGATAGCGCGGTAATGTCGCTCTCGGCCCCAGTGGTGCGGCGAAATACGGCGAAAAATTGACATAACCCCATCGCCTGCTAGCCTCGGGCCAAGAGTTTCCCGAAGTGCGGGTTTGTGAGGGATGAATATGCGAGTTCTCAGCGTTTGCGCCGCGGCAGCGGCATTGGTGGCCCTTGCGGGCGCAGCACAAGCGGGCAGCCAGGGATACCCCGGCGACATGTACATGCCCGGCTCCGCGGGCTTCGTGGCGGGCGCCGGCAACGCGCAGCCGCTGGTACAGGCCTACCCCGGCCCCAGCATGTGCGCGGGCAAGCAACAGCCGGTGATCCTCGGCGGCCAGATCTGGTGCGGCACCCCCACCGGCGGCCTCTACGCGGAGCCTGCCCAACGCGCCCGCCGCAGCACAATGGGCACGCAGGGCGCGCCGCTGCCGCGGGCCTATGTTCCGGCCGGGCAGTAAGGCGTCGCTTCGACGCACCTCTCAAGGCCATACGGACTTGGCTTTTTCCGGCGAGCCGCGTATACGCGCGGCTTGAACCAATTCCGGGAACCGTCGCCATGCAGGGCAGTGCCAATCTCAACATCATGATCAAGGCCGCGCGCAAGGCGGGTCGGTCGCTGGTCAAGGACTTCCGCGAGGTCGAGAACCTTCAGGTCTCGATGAAGGGTGCAGGCGACTTCGTGTCGCGCGCCGACATCGCCGCCGAGAAGATTCTCAAGGACGAGCTGCTGGGCGCCCGCCCGACCTACGGCTGGCTTGGGGAAGAGGGCGGTGGCCAGGACGGCGAAGATCCGACCCGCCGCTGGATCGTCGATCCGCTGGATGGCACCACCAACTTCCTGCATGGCCTGCCGCATTGGGCGATCTCCATCGCGCTCGAGCACAAGGGCAAGATCGTCGCTGGTGTGGTGTTCGATCCGGCCAAGGACGAGATGTTCTACGCCGAGAAGGGCGCCGGCGCCTGGCTCAACGACTCGCGCCGCCTGCGGGTCTCGGGCCGCCACCGCATGATCGAGGCGATCTTCGCCACGGGCGTGCCCTTCGCCGCGAAGAAGACCCTGCCGGCGACCCTCAAGGACCTCGCCCGCCTGATGCCCGAATGCGCCGGCGTGCGGCGCTGGGGGGCGGCGGCGCTCGATCTGGCCTATGTGGCCGCGGGCCGCTACGACGGCTACTGGGAGCGCGAGCTGAACATCTGGGACATCGCCGCGGGCGGTCTCATTGCCTCCGAGGCGGGCGCGCTGGTCGAAGGCATCCGCGAAGACCAGGACCCCTACGAGACGGGCTCGATCCTCTGCGCGAGCAACAATATCTTCGACGCCTTCGCCAAGACCATTCGCGAGGTCTGAACGGGGCGCGCGCAGCCCGCGCAACCGCGGGCGACCGGAACAGGAAGGGAGCCGCATGGCTCCCTTTTTTTATCCGCGCTTGTTTTGAAGCAGAAATACGCCCGCCGGAGCCGCCCGCTCAGCGGTCGGATGGATGGTTGACCCCGTCCGACCATGGGATTGGCTCGTGCTCTGCCGGGTTTACCCCTTCGATGCCCCCTATGTTCACCCCGAACTCATTCGGGTTCGACCGGCGCCGGTGGTACATGTAGATGCCGCAGACCGAGCAGAAGTAGTGCTGCGCGGTGTTGGTGCCGAACTGGTAGAGCGTCATCTTGTCCGCGCCCTTCACCACCTCGACCCCGTCTTTCGGCGCGGTCACGGCGGCGGCGCCCCTGCGGCGGCAGAATGAGCAGTCGCAGCGACGGGCCGTGTTCAGCCCGTCCGCCAGCGTCACGCGCAGCGCGCAGGCGCCGCAGTGGCAGGTGACGGTGACCGGCGCGCTCGTCAAACTCCCGACCATGGGCCCTTCCTTCCGTTCTGGCGTGTTCCGGCGCGCGGGATATGTGTGCGGCCGATGGCGTATTTGGCGGCGGGATGCGGCGGCTGGCCGTGGGTGCGGTTCCAGAACGCCGGGCCGCCCCGCGCCAGCCAGACCGGGGCGATCATGAGGAGGCCCGCGACGAAGCCGCCCACATGCGCCCAATAGGCAACGCCGCCCTCGGCCCCGGCGCTGCCGATGCCGCTGAAGATCTGCAACCCGAACCAGACCGCCAGCAGCAGCCACGCGGGGATCGGCAGCACCTTGAAGATGATGATCAGGATGATGAGGATGTCGACCCGCGCCTTCGGAAAGAGCAGCAGGTAGGCGCCCATGACCCCGGCGATCGCCCCCGAGGCGCCGACCGTGGGCACCGCCGAGCCGGGATCGGCCAGATATTGCAGCAGCGCCGCCGCGACGCCCGAGGCGAGGTAGAAGAGCAGGTAGCGCAGGTGCCCCAGCATATCCTCGATATTGTCGCCGAAGATGAACAGGAACAACATGTTGCCGAAGAGGTGCATGACGCCGCCATGCAGGAACATCGAGGTGAGGATGCCGGTGTATCCGTAGCCCTGCGAGATATGCGCGGGGAAGAGCGCCCACCGCTCGAAGAAGACATCGAGCGCGGCGGGGTCGGTGAACAGCACCCAGTACCCCAGGAAGATCACCGTGTTGGCGATGATCAGCGCGTATGTGACATAGGGCGTGCGCCCCGAGGGGTTGTGATCTCGGATCGGGAACATGGCTGCCAGAGTGACGCGCGCGGGCCGGTCGTCAAGGGCGGATCGGCCGGACGCGTGGAAAATCCCTGCACACAGGCTGTCCCCGCCGCGGCCGGGCGGCACATCTCCTCTTCGGGCGCAAGCGCTGCGTGACCGTAGTTATGCTTCAGCGTCCTGAGAACGTGCGGGGTACCGGCCGGGGAGGCTGCACGTGGTAGCCCTCGCAGACAGATCCATTTCAAAGGTCTTTGGTTATTCGCCGCGCACGACGAAGACCGACTGTTTGGCGTGGCGGACCACCCGGGCGGCGTTCGGCCCCAGAAGGTAGTCGGCAAGCTCGGGGGTGTGCGACGACAGGACGATGGCATCGGCCTTGAGCTTGTCTGCGGCGATGAGGATCTGGTCGTAGATGCGCCCGTGTAGCACGTGCGGATGCACCTCGACCGCGTCCGGCACGTTGGCGTTCACCCAGTCCTTGAGCTTGGCGCCGACCTCCTTGAGGGCGCCCTTCTCGAAGCCCTCTCGAAAGTAGCCCGAGACCATCGACATGCCGAAGTCGGGCAGCACGGTCACCACGTGCAGCACCATGCCCTCGCCGCCGAGGTGCAGGGCCGTCGGCAGCGCCTTGGTCCAGCTCGCGGGGGCCGAGAGATCGATGGGCAAAAGGATCGTCTTGTACATCGCAAGGCTCCTCAGAAGGCCGGCACGGTCTGGCGGCGGCGTTGCATCAGGATCACCAGCCCCAGCAGCAGCAGCGCGGGGATGTAGAAGAGCTGCGCCGGCAGCCGTTCCTGCGGGACCAGCACCGAGGCGATCTGCACCGGCTCGTCGGCGTAGAAGTCGAAGCTCGCCAGCTTCTCGGCGGTGGGGGTGCCGAACATCGGCTCGTCGAGCTTCACCACGTCGCCCTCGGGGAAGAGCATCAGGCCGGAATTGTCGATCCGCTCCTGCGCGTTGGCGCCATGGGCGTCCATCACCAGCGTCGTCGAGGCAGTCTCGCCGGTGTTGAAATCCGGCCCTTCGATTTCCAGCCGGATCCGGCTGCCCTCCGGCAGCTCAGCCAGCACCTGCTCGAACTCGGCCGGCGGGATATTGTGGAAGGGGCTCTGCACCATGTTCAGCCAGACGTTGGGCACGAAGAGCGTGAAGGCCACCAGCAGCAGCGCCGCGCTCTCCCAGATGCGCGAGCGGGCGAAGAAATAGCCCTGCGTGGCGGCAGCGAAGAGCAGCATGGCGAAGGTTGCGACGATGAAGACGAAGACCGCATGCGCAATGCCCGTGGCGGTGCCGAGATCGACCCCGTAGAGGATCAGCGTTGGGTTGAAGATGAACAGGAACGGCAGGGCGACGGTGCGCAGGCTGTAGAAAAAGGCGGTGAAGCCCGTCTTAATCGGATCACCGCCCGAAACCGCCGCGGCCGCGAAGGACGCAAGCCCCACGGGCGGCGTCACGTCGGCCATGATGCCGAAGTAGAAGACGAAGAGATGCGCCGCGATCAGGGGCACGATCAAGCCTTCCTGCGCGCCGAGCGAGACCACCACATTGGCCATCAGCGAGGACACCACGATGTAGTTCGCAGTGGTCGGCAAGCCCATGCCAAGGATCAGCGAGAAAACCCCGACGAGGATCAGCATGATGATCAGGCTGCCGCCCGAGAGCTGCTCGACGAGGCCCGCGAGCTCTGTGCCGATGGGGGTCTTGGTGACCGTGGCGACGATGATCCCCGCCGCCGCCGTGGCGACGCCGATGCCGATCATGTTCCGCGCACCGGCGATGAGACCGTCGATCAGGTCCTGCCAGCCGTTGCGGAATTCCTCGGCCACGCGGGCGCCTTCGCCGCGCAGGATGGCCTTGAGCGGACGCTGAGTGATGATGATCAGAAGCATCAGCGCGGTGGCGTAGAACGCGGATTTCGCCGGGCTCTGCCGCTCGACCATCAGGAACCAGACCAGCACGATGATCGGCAGGATGTAGTGCAGCCCGGTGGCATAGACTTCGCCCACGGTGGGCAGCTTGATGTTGGGATCGCTGGGGTCGTCGACCTCGAGATCGGGGCGGCGCGCGGCGATGGCGAGAAGCCAGAGATAGACCGCGGCCAGCACCACCATCATGATCGGACCCGACAGTCCCGGGGCGACCGACTTCAGGGCGCCGACCGCGTAGATCAGCGCGGTGAACCCCGCGCCGGCGACGGCAAACCCGATGAAGAACTTGAGGATCATGCCGCCGAAGGACTTGGCCTCGCCAAGGGCGGGCATGTTCTTCTTCAGTGCCTCGAGGTGCACGATGTAGACCAGCGCGATGTAGGAAATCACCGCCGGGATGAAGGCGTGCTTGATCACCTCGACGTAGGAGATGCCGATGAACTCGACCATCAGGAAGGCAGCGGCGCCCATCACCGGCGGCATGATCTGGCCGTTGACCGACGAGGCGACCTCGACCGAACCGGCCTGTTCGCTGGTGAAGCCGACGCGCTTCATCAGCGGGATGGTGAAGGTGCCGGTGGTGACCACATTTGCGATCGACGAGCCCGAGATAAGGCCGGTCATTGCAGAGCCGACAACTGCGGCCTTCGCAGGGCCGCCGCGCAGGTGGCCGAGCCCGGCAAAGGCGAGCTTGATGAAGTAGTTGCCCGCGCCGGCCTTATCCAGCAGCGAGCCGAAGAGCACGAAGAGGAAGACGAACGCCGTCGAGACCCCGAGCGGGATGCCGAAGACCCCTGCGGTGTCGAGCCATTGCGCGTTGATGAGCGCGGTGAAGGACAGCCCCTCGTGCTCGATCAGCTCGGGGATCAGCCAACCGGTGCCCATGTAAGCGTAAAGCAGGAAGAGCGCGCCGACGATGGTCAGCGCCGGACCCAGTGCGCGGCGGCTGGCCTCGAGAAGGATGACAAGGCCGACGGCCCCGATGATCACCTGGAACTGCGTGGGAAGCCCCGAGCGGGCGGTCAGCGCGAGTTCCTTGGAGAAGAGGAAAACGTAGAAGGCGCAGAAGCCGCCGATGGCCATGAGGATCCAGTCGGTCAGCGGCACGCGGTCGCGGGGCGAGGATTTCAGCGCCGGATAGGCGAGGAAGGCCAGCAGGATGGCGAAGGTCAGGTGGATTGGTCGGGTCTGCGACGAGTTGAGCGCCGGCAGCACGTCGGCGAACCAGAGCTGCGGCTGTGCGATCCAGAGCTGGAACAGCGACCAGGCCAGCGCGAGACCCGCGATGAGCATGCCGACAAACCGGTTCGTCGGCGCCCGCGCGCCGCTGTCGGTGCTGGCAACGAGATCCTGCAGTTCTTCGTCGCTGAACTGGCGACCGCCGTGGTCGGGACCGGTCTGCTGTGGGTGGTCGGTCATGCTGCGCGCCCCTCTGATGCCGCCTTCCGGAAAGGCCCGGGCGCCTTCGCAGCGCCCGGGCCGGGTCTCATACGCGGAGCCGTGATCTTACTCGATCAGGCCGGCTTCGCGGAAATAGCGCTCGGCCCCGGCGTGCAGCGGCGCCGAGAGACCCGCGGTTGCCATCTCTTTCGGATCGAGGTTGGCAAAGGCCGGGTGCAGGCCGCGGAACTGGTCCATGTTGTCAAAGATCGCCTTGACCACCTGGTAGACGACTTCTTCCGGCACATCCTCGGAGGTCACGAAGGTCGCGCCGACGCCGAAGGTGTGGGTGTCCTCGTCATTGCCGCGGTACATGCCGCCGGGGATGGTGGCGGTGCGGTAGAAGGGGTTGTCGGCGACGAGCTCGTCAACCGCTTCGCCCTCGACGTCGACCAGCACGGAGTCGCAGGCGGTGGTGGCTTCCTGGATCGAGCCCGACGGGTGTCCGACGGTGTAGACCATCGCGTCGATGTTGTTGTCGCAGAGCGCCTGGGACTGCTCGGCCGCCTGCAGCTCGGAGGCGACAGCGAAATCGTCCATGGTCCAGCCCAGCTTGTCCATCAGCACTTCCATGGTGCCGCGCTGGCCGGAGCCGGGGTTGCCGACGTTGACGCGCTTGCCCTTGAGATCCTCGAAGGTCTCGATGCCGGCATCGGCACGGGCAACCACGGTGAAGGGCTCGGGGTGGACGGAGAAGACGGCGCGCAGGCCCTCGAACGGCCCCTGTTCCTCGAAGCGCGAGGTGCCGTTGTAGGCGTGGTACTGCCAGTCGGACTGGGCGACGCCGAATTCCAGCTCGCCGCCGCGGATGGCGTTGATGTTGAACACCGAGCCGCCGGTGGATTCGACGCCGCAGCGGATCCCGTGCTCGGAGCGACCGCGGTTCACCAGACGGCAGATCGCGCCGCCGGTCGGGTAGTAGACGCCAGTGACGCCGCCGGTGCCGATCGAGATGAACGTCTGCTCCTGCGCGGTGGCTGCGCTCGCGCCGATCGCGGTGGCGGCGGCCACGAGGGCGCCGATGAGGGGTTTGGTCATGTCGTGTGTCTCCCTGGAAAGTGTCCGAGATTCGGCTCTCGCGTGTCAGTGAAACATTTCATTGCGAAGGGTCAAGTTAAACAATACAAATGTATCACGCCTGCCAACCCCACGACCTAAGTCGAAACCCCTTCGAGTAAAGACCCGGGAGGCCGAACTGCCGACAGCTTCTTCGCTAGACGATCTGGCCCGCGCGCTGCGCCAGCTCGGCCGCAGCGGCACACCGCGCGTGGCGGCGCTGGCACGCTGGGCGTCGGATCAACCCGAAGAGATCGCGCTGAATTCCGTGCGAAGCCTCGCCGAGCGCTCGGGGGCCAATGCCAACACGGTGGTGCGCCTGTCACAGGCGCTGGGGTTCGCCGGGTACGAAGCCTGCCGCAATGCCTTTCAGGATGCGCTGCGGCAGGGCGGCGAGTTCTATGGCAAGCGGGCGGGAGAGCTTTCGGGGCGTGACAGCGCCTCGGTGCTCGACGCGATCCGCGAGGCGGGGCACCGCAACCTCGAGTCGGCCTTTACCCCCGAGAGCCGGGTGGCGATAGACAAGGCCGCGCGGATCATGCTCGAGGCGCGACAGGTCTACGTGGTGGGGGTACGCAGCTGCTACGCGATTGCCGACTACCTCGGCTATACTGCCCGCATGGCCTTCGACAATTTCGCGCCGCGGGCGGGCACGCCGGGGGACATCCGCGACCGGATCGCCCTGGCGGGGCCCGGCGACGTGGTCCTGTCGATCAGCTTCCGGCACTACTCGGTCGAGACCATCGCGGCGCATGACCTGGCGCTGCGCCAGGGGGCACGGACGGTTGCCATCACCGACGATCCCCGGGGGCCTCTGGCGCGTGGGACAGAGGTGGTGATGCTGCCCGAGATGCACGGGCCGCAGCCCTTGCCGAGCATGATCGGCGCCTTTGCCCTGGCCGAAGCGCTGGTGGCGAGCATGGTGGTGCAATCGGATCGGGCGCTTGGGAACATCACCCGCTTCGAGCAGCGGCTGCACGAGGCGGGGGCATATCTCTAGGCTTTCGAAAGCAGGGCGCCAAGATCCTCGGCCTCAGCGCCCTTCGCGCGCCAGCGCTCCCTTCGGGCGAGCCGGGGCCTTAAAGAAAAGCACCGCGCCGGAGGGGCGCGATGCTGTGGGGTCTTCGTCTCTGGCTTGGCTCAGAAGCCGAGCGCCATGCCGTCCTTGCGGCTGTCGCTGCCGCCAGAGAGCAGGCCGGTCTCGGCGTCGATGCGGATCGCCTGACTGCCCCCGATCGGGCTGGTCATCACCTTGAGCTTGTGGCCGCGTTTTTCCAACTCGGCGCGGGCCTCGGCCGACACACCCGGCTCGATCTGCAACTCGCCGTCATGGGCGAAACTGCGCGGTGCATCCATCGCCGCCTGCAGGTCGAGGCCGAGATCGAGCACCCCCGACAGGAAGGCCGCATGGCCGGCCGCCTGATACTGTCCGCCCATGACGCCGAAGGGCATGACCACCTCGCCGTCCTTGCGCAGCATGCCGGGGATAATGGTGTGCATCGGGCGTTTCTTCGGTGCGATGGCGTTGGGGTGCCCCTCGATCAGCCGGAACGACGCGCCGCGCGAGTGGAAGAGCACGCCGGTCTCGGGGTCGAGCCGGGTCGAGCCGAATCCGTGGAAGATGGAGTTGATGAAGGACAGCGCGTTGCCCTCGGCATCGACCACGCAGAGATAGATCGTGTCCTTGTGCTCGGGCTCGTCCCAGAGCGCGGGCTCCATGGCGCGGGTCATGTCGATGCGCGCGGCG contains these protein-coding regions:
- a CDS encoding inositol monophosphatase family protein gives rise to the protein MQGSANLNIMIKAARKAGRSLVKDFREVENLQVSMKGAGDFVSRADIAAEKILKDELLGARPTYGWLGEEGGGQDGEDPTRRWIVDPLDGTTNFLHGLPHWAISIALEHKGKIVAGVVFDPAKDEMFYAEKGAGAWLNDSRRLRVSGRHRMIEAIFATGVPFAAKKTLPATLKDLARLMPECAGVRRWGAAALDLAYVAAGRYDGYWERELNIWDIAAGGLIASEAGALVEGIREDQDPYETGSILCASNNIFDAFAKTIREV
- a CDS encoding GFA family protein, giving the protein MVGSLTSAPVTVTCHCGACALRVTLADGLNTARRCDCSFCRRRGAAAVTAPKDGVEVVKGADKMTLYQFGTNTAQHYFCSVCGIYMYHRRRSNPNEFGVNIGGIEGVNPAEHEPIPWSDGVNHPSDR
- a CDS encoding rhomboid family intramembrane serine protease, with the protein product MFPIRDHNPSGRTPYVTYALIIANTVIFLGYWVLFTDPAALDVFFERWALFPAHISQGYGYTGILTSMFLHGGVMHLFGNMLFLFIFGDNIEDMLGHLRYLLFYLASGVAAALLQYLADPGSAVPTVGASGAIAGVMGAYLLLFPKARVDILIILIIIFKVLPIPAWLLLAVWFGLQIFSGIGSAGAEGGVAYWAHVGGFVAGLLMIAPVWLARGGPAFWNRTHGQPPHPAAKYAIGRTHIPRAGTRQNGRKGPWSGV
- a CDS encoding universal stress protein; translation: MYKTILLPIDLSAPASWTKALPTALHLGGEGMVLHVVTVLPDFGMSMVSGYFREGFEKGALKEVGAKLKDWVNANVPDAVEVHPHVLHGRIYDQILIAADKLKADAIVLSSHTPELADYLLGPNAARVVRHAKQSVFVVRGE
- a CDS encoding TRAP transporter permease; translation: MTDHPQQTGPDHGGRQFSDEELQDLVASTDSGARAPTNRFVGMLIAGLALAWSLFQLWIAQPQLWFADVLPALNSSQTRPIHLTFAILLAFLAYPALKSSPRDRVPLTDWILMAIGGFCAFYVFLFSKELALTARSGLPTQFQVIIGAVGLVILLEASRRALGPALTIVGALFLLYAYMGTGWLIPELIEHEGLSFTALINAQWLDTAGVFGIPLGVSTAFVFLFVLFGSLLDKAGAGNYFIKLAFAGLGHLRGGPAKAAVVGSAMTGLISGSSIANVVTTGTFTIPLMKRVGFTSEQAGSVEVASSVNGQIMPPVMGAAAFLMVEFIGISYVEVIKHAFIPAVISYIALVYIVHLEALKKNMPALGEAKSFGGMILKFFIGFAVAGAGFTALIYAVGALKSVAPGLSGPIMMVVLAAVYLWLLAIAARRPDLEVDDPSDPNIKLPTVGEVYATGLHYILPIIVLVWFLMVERQSPAKSAFYATALMLLIIITQRPLKAILRGEGARVAEEFRNGWQDLIDGLIAGARNMIGIGVATAAAGIIVATVTKTPIGTELAGLVEQLSGGSLIIMLILVGVFSLILGMGLPTTANYIVVSSLMANVVVSLGAQEGLIVPLIAAHLFVFYFGIMADVTPPVGLASFAAAAVSGGDPIKTGFTAFFYSLRTVALPFLFIFNPTLILYGVDLGTATGIAHAVFVFIVATFAMLLFAAATQGYFFARSRIWESAALLLVAFTLFVPNVWLNMVQSPFHNIPPAEFEQVLAELPEGSRIRLEIEGPDFNTGETASTTLVMDAHGANAQERIDNSGLMLFPEGDVVKLDEPMFGTPTAEKLASFDFYADEPVQIASVLVPQERLPAQLFYIPALLLLGLVILMQRRRQTVPAF
- a CDS encoding TAXI family TRAP transporter solute-binding subunit, yielding MTKPLIGALVAAATAIGASAATAQEQTFISIGTGGVTGVYYPTGGAICRLVNRGRSEHGIRCGVESTGGSVFNINAIRGGELEFGVAQSDWQYHAYNGTSRFEEQGPFEGLRAVFSVHPEPFTVVARADAGIETFEDLKGKRVNVGNPGSGQRGTMEVLMDKLGWTMDDFAVASELQAAEQSQALCDNNIDAMVYTVGHPSGSIQEATTACDSVLVDVEGEAVDELVADNPFYRTATIPGGMYRGNDEDTHTFGVGATFVTSEDVPEEVVYQVVKAIFDNMDQFRGLHPAFANLDPKEMATAGLSAPLHAGAERYFREAGLIE
- a CDS encoding MurR/RpiR family transcriptional regulator, with the translated sequence MAALARWASDQPEEIALNSVRSLAERSGANANTVVRLSQALGFAGYEACRNAFQDALRQGGEFYGKRAGELSGRDSASVLDAIREAGHRNLESAFTPESRVAIDKAARIMLEARQVYVVGVRSCYAIADYLGYTARMAFDNFAPRAGTPGDIRDRIALAGPGDVVLSISFRHYSVETIAAHDLALRQGARTVAITDDPRGPLARGTEVVMLPEMHGPQPLPSMIGAFALAEALVASMVVQSDRALGNITRFEQRLHEAGAYL